The Aminithiophilus ramosus genome contains a region encoding:
- a CDS encoding FAD-dependent oxidoreductase, giving the protein MRKGDESVRIGRALLLVLIWMGCVGPSARAASYDVVVVGAGPGGTAAAIEAARMGAAVALLEESAVVGGQMTASAVSTMDDMYGNRSGLYGEFYDRVRALYGERGKSVGTCYWETFTFAFEPAVGEAILREMIDETCRFGGSVDLFLRASVVKVLRDGDVLKGVVALVDGREARFEASVVVDATEWGDLLALAGAACRTGRNVVADGGLRQEGFDDDARIQDITWVVVLKKYPGGVPAELRVDEAPPGYDDWVSTYRNHLALDGFPFSGYPVRLPVNMATHNGYRGLPDSSVAGDADCSSPLSLQLLTKSGVNWGNDYPGEGGYEGRSGLPVTYLEDLSFRRRAHELAMIKTLGFLHYVQVELGLPWSVADDEFDDGATWEAVKEGVPARYASLARRFPPVPYVRESRRLVGVETLTSAALRANGDSYLEGSPGREEATSVATGRYILDLHGSDETEALEAAFGESHESIVDHKPRGPFQVPIGIFIPERIDGLVAAEKNLSMTRLAAGALRLQPISMATGQAAGALAALAVAEGLPPRRVDPLKVQRAVAEGGSRIALCLFSDVAETHPLWPSVQVATVRGWIDPLALPTSPAPRIDDLDAVLAASRQGSTKGLFGVDRPLTVAEGELLLRRALDLDDPLGPFLNEGPRLRLSVLLRALDASTGRRRGLAEIVEDFRQRRLLFSLGFEAAVDPFSSVTRGQAVDIVLRFLTD; this is encoded by the coding sequence ATGAGGAAGGGAGATGAATCGGTGAGGATCGGCAGGGCATTGCTGCTCGTTCTGATCTGGATGGGCTGCGTCGGCCCGTCGGCCCGGGCGGCCTCCTACGACGTCGTCGTCGTCGGCGCCGGACCGGGGGGGACGGCGGCGGCCATCGAGGCGGCCCGCATGGGGGCCGCCGTGGCCCTTCTGGAGGAGTCGGCCGTCGTCGGCGGCCAGATGACGGCTTCGGCCGTCTCCACCATGGACGACATGTACGGCAACCGCAGCGGCCTCTACGGCGAGTTCTACGACCGCGTCCGGGCCCTCTACGGCGAGAGGGGCAAATCGGTGGGGACCTGCTACTGGGAGACCTTCACCTTCGCCTTCGAGCCCGCCGTCGGAGAGGCCATCCTGAGAGAGATGATCGACGAGACCTGCCGCTTCGGCGGCTCTGTCGACCTCTTCCTGAGGGCCTCCGTCGTGAAGGTCCTCCGCGACGGAGATGTCCTTAAGGGCGTCGTCGCCCTCGTCGACGGCAGGGAGGCGCGTTTCGAGGCCTCCGTCGTCGTCGACGCCACCGAGTGGGGCGACCTGCTTGCCCTGGCCGGCGCGGCCTGCCGGACGGGGCGGAACGTCGTCGCCGACGGAGGCCTCCGGCAGGAGGGCTTCGACGACGACGCCCGCATCCAGGACATCACCTGGGTCGTCGTCCTCAAGAAATATCCCGGCGGCGTTCCGGCCGAGCTGCGCGTCGACGAGGCCCCTCCCGGCTACGACGACTGGGTCTCCACCTACAGGAACCACTTGGCCCTCGACGGGTTTCCCTTCTCGGGCTATCCCGTCAGGCTTCCCGTCAACATGGCCACCCACAACGGCTACAGAGGCCTGCCCGACTCGTCCGTCGCGGGCGACGCCGACTGCTCGTCGCCTCTGAGCCTCCAGCTGCTGACGAAAAGCGGCGTCAACTGGGGAAACGACTACCCGGGCGAGGGCGGGTACGAGGGACGGAGCGGCCTTCCCGTGACCTATCTGGAGGACCTCTCCTTCCGACGCCGGGCCCACGAGCTGGCCATGATCAAGACCTTGGGCTTCCTCCACTACGTTCAGGTCGAACTGGGTCTGCCCTGGTCCGTGGCCGATGACGAGTTCGACGACGGGGCCACCTGGGAGGCCGTGAAAGAGGGGGTTCCGGCGCGCTACGCGTCCCTGGCCCGCCGTTTCCCGCCCGTTCCCTACGTCCGGGAGAGCCGGCGTCTCGTCGGCGTCGAGACCCTCACGTCGGCGGCCCTGCGCGCAAACGGCGACAGCTACCTCGAGGGCTCTCCCGGACGGGAAGAGGCGACTTCCGTCGCCACGGGCCGCTACATCCTGGACCTCCACGGCTCGGACGAGACGGAGGCCCTCGAGGCCGCCTTCGGAGAGAGCCATGAATCCATCGTCGATCACAAGCCCCGCGGTCCCTTCCAGGTTCCCATCGGGATCTTCATCCCCGAGAGGATCGACGGCCTCGTCGCCGCCGAGAAAAATCTCTCCATGACGCGCCTCGCCGCGGGAGCCCTTCGCCTTCAGCCCATCTCGATGGCCACGGGCCAGGCCGCAGGCGCCCTGGCGGCCCTGGCCGTCGCGGAAGGGCTGCCCCCCCGTCGCGTCGATCCCCTCAAGGTCCAGCGGGCCGTCGCCGAAGGGGGAAGCCGCATCGCCCTCTGCCTCTTCTCCGACGTGGCCGAAACCCATCCTCTCTGGCCCTCCGTCCAGGTCGCCACCGTCCGGGGCTGGATCGACCCCCTCGCCCTGCCCACGTCGCCGGCGCCGCGCATCGACGACCTCGATGCCGTCCTTGCCGCCTCGCGCCAGGGATCGACGAAGGGCCTTTTCGGCGTCGACCGTCCCCTGACCGTCGCCGAAGGCGAGCTCCTGCTCCGGCGGGCCCTGGACCTCGACGATCCCCTGGGGCCCTTCCTCAACGAGGGCCCCAGGCTCCGCCTGTCCGTCCTCCTCCGGGCCCTCGACGCCTCGACGGGACGCCGTCGTGGCCTGGCCGAGATCGTCGAGGATTTCAGGCAGAGGCGCCTCCTCTTCTCTCTGGGCTTCGAGGCCGCCGTCGATCCCTTTTCGAGCGTCACGCGGGGCCAGGCCGTCGACATCGTCCTTCGCTTCCTCACCGATTGA
- a CDS encoding IS3 family transposase (programmed frameshift) — protein sequence MAAKRQRRSAEFKSKVAFAALKGDKTLAQLSGEFEVSAVQIGQWKKQLLQGGPEIFQRKGTPMDVETSMAPLYQEIGRLKMELDWLKKKSQALTLEGKRTSIDPEHPSISVRRQCDLLDLNRSSFYYASSSATETAENLEIMELIDGRYTCAPSYGSRRMTAWLRRQGQDVNRKRIGRLMRLMGLEGIGPKPGTSKPHPEHEIYPYLLRNAVIVRPNQVWSTDVTYLPMSGGFMYLAAVIDWHSRFVLSWELSNTLDAEFCVVALDRALRQGTPEIFNTDQGCQFTSKAFLSLLKEKEIRISMDGRGRALDNIFVERFWRTLKYEWLYLNDYERVRDLRCGLREYMDFYNDERLHSSLNYRTPREVHFADREGPMAV from the exons ATGGCAGCCAAGCGACAGAGGCGTTCAGCGGAGTTCAAAAGCAAAGTAGCCTTCGCTGCCCTGAAAGGGGATAAGACCCTGGCTCAATTGTCGGGTGAGTTCGAGGTTTCCGCCGTCCAGATCGGTCAGTGGAAGAAGCAGCTTCTGCAAGGGGGTCCGGAGATCTTTCAACGCAAAGGCACTCCGATGGATGTCGAGACGTCGATGGCCCCCCTCTACCAGGAGATCGGTCGGCTCAAGATGGAGCTCGACTGGCTCAAAAAAAAATC TCAGGCGCTGACGCTTGAGGGAAAGCGGACCTCCATCGATCCCGAGCACCCTTCGATCAGTGTTCGTCGGCAATGTGACCTCCTTGATCTTAACCGGTCCAGCTTCTACTACGCGAGCTCTTCCGCGACGGAGACGGCGGAGAACCTTGAAATCATGGAGCTCATCGACGGCCGGTACACCTGCGCCCCCTCTTACGGGAGCCGCCGGATGACGGCCTGGCTGCGTCGACAGGGACAGGACGTGAACCGCAAACGGATCGGACGGCTGATGAGGCTTATGGGGCTCGAAGGGATTGGCCCCAAACCGGGAACCAGCAAGCCTCACCCCGAACATGAGATTTATCCCTACCTGCTCCGGAACGCCGTCATCGTCAGACCGAATCAGGTCTGGAGCACCGATGTCACCTACCTCCCGATGAGTGGCGGTTTCATGTACCTCGCGGCCGTCATCGATTGGCACAGCCGCTTCGTTCTCTCCTGGGAACTTTCCAACACCCTGGACGCAGAGTTCTGCGTCGTCGCCCTCGACAGGGCCCTTCGGCAGGGAACGCCGGAGATCTTCAACACCGACCAGGGCTGTCAGTTCACCAGTAAGGCCTTTCTGTCTCTGCTCAAGGAAAAGGAGATCCGGATCAGCATGGACGGTCGTGGCAGGGCCCTCGACAACATCTTCGTGGAACGCTTCTGGCGGACCCTCAAGTATGAGTGGCTCTACTTGAACGACTACGAGCGGGTCCGCGATCTCCGCTGCGGCCTGCGGGAGTATATGGACTTCTACAACGACGAAAGGCTTCACTCCTCACTGAACTACAGGACACCGCGGGAGGTTCACTTTGCCGACCGGGAGGGACCGATGGCGGTCTGA
- a CDS encoding PocR ligand-binding domain-containing protein translates to MEKELALQDILDVKFMQKFQDAFAKAMGMAAVTVDKEGKPVTEPSRFTDFCINLTRQTEKGRRLCEECDRKGGEEAARTGKPSVYFCHAGLMDMGAPIVVDGRQLGSVLAGQILPAKPDEAKFRRIASDIGVDPDRYIQALAKIEIRPEESIRNAAELLFLVTNTLSEIGYRRLQSQRKALQFEELATRLFERIATIQEGIAELKTGIESMTATSERLLLRSGEARKMVNETDEILSFIRNVANQTKLLGLNAAIEAARAGVHGRGFAVVADEVRKLADVSVDSAAKIETILKSVNEGVDGIEEGIRGTGALVEEHSLRLGTSFGDLDAIFRLSEELKNLTGEMRLH, encoded by the coding sequence ATGGAAAAAGAGCTGGCGTTGCAGGATATCCTCGACGTGAAGTTCATGCAGAAGTTTCAGGACGCCTTCGCCAAGGCCATGGGAATGGCCGCCGTGACCGTCGACAAGGAGGGCAAGCCCGTCACGGAGCCGAGCCGCTTCACCGACTTCTGCATCAACCTGACGCGTCAGACCGAGAAGGGGCGCCGCCTCTGCGAGGAGTGCGACCGCAAAGGCGGCGAGGAGGCGGCCCGGACGGGCAAGCCCTCGGTCTACTTCTGCCACGCCGGTCTCATGGACATGGGGGCGCCCATCGTCGTCGACGGCCGCCAGCTCGGGTCGGTCCTGGCGGGCCAGATCCTTCCCGCCAAGCCCGACGAGGCCAAGTTCCGCCGCATCGCCTCCGACATCGGCGTCGATCCCGACCGCTACATCCAGGCCCTGGCCAAGATCGAGATCCGCCCCGAGGAGTCGATCCGCAACGCCGCCGAACTCCTCTTTCTCGTCACCAACACCCTGTCCGAGATCGGCTACCGCCGTCTCCAGTCCCAGCGCAAGGCCCTCCAGTTCGAGGAACTGGCCACGCGCCTCTTCGAGCGCATCGCCACGATCCAGGAGGGCATCGCCGAGCTCAAGACGGGCATCGAGTCGATGACGGCCACCTCCGAGAGGCTTCTTCTCAGAAGCGGCGAGGCGAGGAAGATGGTCAACGAGACCGACGAGATCCTCTCCTTCATCCGCAACGTGGCCAATCAGACCAAGCTCCTGGGCCTCAACGCCGCCATCGAGGCCGCCCGTGCCGGCGTCCACGGCCGGGGGTTCGCCGTCGTCGCCGACGAGGTCCGCAAGCTGGCCGATGTGAGCGTCGATTCGGCGGCCAAGATCGAGACGATCCTCAAAAGCGTCAACGAGGGCGTCGACGGCATCGAGGAGGGGATCAGGGGAACGGGCGCCCTCGTCGAGGAACATTCGCTCCGCCTGGGAACCTCCTTCGGCGACCTCGACGCCATCTTCCGCCTTTCCGAAGAGCTCAAGAACCTCACGGGAGAGATGCGTCTCCATTAA
- a CDS encoding methyl-accepting chemotaxis protein, giving the protein MLGRLKIGPKLTLSFGVLLLLFCLAGFFAWRNLDVVRAGADDLALARIPQVSSATGVERNAFLSMYSIRGYALSEREDFRRKGEEYLEWTQAAISQLGVLTDRFAQLADSREAVTEAQRQLDLYRSEFEGTTRSVAAMAAAREAIVAAGSRFDEEGQALLQNQRDVLEEGFTSGASQFFLELSARRIYETEAAVMAGTGLRLRTFQALAQDRPEMLEGIETDFDALAASLRDLERKVTHGESLLQVQALDKALEDFRANLLQLRQTWKDLRTAGLQREAAGEALLTAARTVSQSGLKSTQAIAAEAQSRAVSTARTLGITIAIALLAGVVVAFLMTRALTQPLKRALSLAERVQRGDLTVTREDFCTENCDEIGLLADALARMVATQRDVIESVIAEAGSVAEKASSLAAYSQETNASMEEVKASVDQTAQLSETNSAALEEANAGVEEVASAAQASAEAASGGAEAAERTRRHAEKTTEEIGEVIGALTTVSGKSKETLEGAKQLQQSVGEIGNFVATIVGIADQTNLLALNAAIEAARAGEAGRGFAVVAEEVRKLAEDSARAAQEVNTLTDRLRKEAHHSQELSDESARITAATAERAGKARENLGHLLKEIVTVSDAMGHIASTAQEQSASSQEMAAAIDGATRSTLDVVRMVEAIKAAAEETATTSEGVATEAQSMAETASRLQKLVESFTVARASEPGLVPAALPEKI; this is encoded by the coding sequence TTGCTTGGTCGTCTCAAAATCGGTCCGAAACTGACCCTCAGCTTCGGCGTCCTCCTTCTGCTCTTCTGCCTCGCCGGTTTCTTCGCCTGGAGAAACCTCGACGTCGTCAGAGCCGGGGCGGACGATCTCGCCCTGGCCCGCATCCCTCAGGTCTCCTCGGCCACGGGCGTGGAGCGCAACGCCTTCCTCAGCATGTATTCCATCCGGGGCTACGCCCTCTCCGAGAGGGAGGATTTCCGCCGCAAGGGGGAGGAGTATCTGGAGTGGACCCAGGCGGCCATCTCCCAGCTCGGCGTCCTCACGGACCGTTTCGCCCAGCTGGCCGACTCCAGGGAGGCCGTGACCGAGGCCCAGCGACAGCTCGATCTCTACCGGAGCGAGTTCGAGGGCACGACGCGATCCGTCGCCGCGATGGCTGCCGCCAGGGAGGCCATCGTCGCGGCCGGAAGCCGTTTCGACGAGGAGGGCCAGGCGCTGCTCCAGAACCAGAGGGACGTCCTCGAAGAGGGCTTCACCTCCGGGGCGAGCCAGTTCTTCCTCGAGCTTTCGGCCCGACGGATCTACGAAACGGAGGCGGCCGTCATGGCGGGAACGGGGCTCCGCCTGCGCACCTTTCAGGCCCTGGCCCAGGACCGCCCCGAGATGCTCGAGGGCATCGAGACCGATTTCGACGCCCTGGCCGCCTCGCTCCGCGATCTGGAGCGGAAGGTCACCCACGGAGAGAGCCTCCTTCAGGTTCAGGCCCTCGACAAGGCTCTCGAGGACTTCAGGGCCAACCTCCTCCAGCTGCGCCAGACCTGGAAGGATCTGAGAACCGCCGGCCTCCAGCGGGAGGCGGCCGGCGAGGCCCTTCTGACGGCCGCCCGCACCGTCTCCCAGAGCGGCCTGAAAAGCACGCAGGCCATCGCCGCCGAAGCCCAGAGCCGAGCCGTCTCGACGGCCCGTACGCTGGGAATCACCATCGCCATCGCCCTGCTGGCCGGCGTCGTCGTCGCCTTCCTGATGACGCGGGCCCTGACGCAGCCCCTCAAGCGGGCCCTTTCCCTGGCGGAACGGGTCCAGAGGGGGGACCTCACCGTCACGCGGGAGGATTTCTGCACGGAGAACTGCGACGAGATCGGCCTCCTCGCCGACGCCCTGGCCCGCATGGTCGCCACGCAGCGCGACGTCATCGAATCGGTCATCGCCGAGGCCGGGAGCGTCGCCGAGAAGGCCTCCTCCCTGGCGGCCTATTCGCAGGAGACCAACGCCTCCATGGAGGAGGTCAAGGCCTCCGTCGACCAGACGGCCCAGCTCTCCGAGACCAACTCGGCGGCCCTGGAAGAGGCCAACGCCGGCGTCGAGGAGGTGGCCTCCGCGGCCCAGGCCTCGGCCGAAGCGGCCTCGGGCGGAGCCGAGGCCGCAGAGAGGACGCGCCGCCACGCCGAGAAGACGACGGAGGAGATCGGAGAGGTCATCGGCGCCCTGACGACCGTCAGCGGCAAGAGCAAGGAGACGCTGGAGGGGGCCAAACAGCTTCAGCAGTCCGTCGGCGAGATCGGCAACTTCGTCGCCACCATCGTCGGCATCGCCGACCAGACGAACCTCCTGGCCCTCAACGCCGCCATCGAGGCGGCCCGGGCCGGAGAGGCGGGACGGGGTTTCGCCGTCGTCGCCGAAGAGGTCCGCAAGCTGGCCGAGGATTCGGCCCGAGCCGCCCAGGAAGTCAACACGCTCACCGACAGGCTCCGGAAAGAGGCCCACCACTCCCAGGAACTCTCCGACGAATCGGCCCGGATCACGGCCGCCACGGCGGAGCGGGCCGGGAAGGCCAGGGAGAACCTCGGCCACCTGCTCAAGGAGATCGTCACCGTCAGCGACGCCATGGGGCACATCGCCTCGACGGCGCAGGAGCAGTCGGCCTCGAGCCAGGAAATGGCCGCCGCCATCGACGGCGCCACCCGGTCGACCCTCGACGTCGTCCGCATGGTCGAGGCCATCAAGGCGGCCGCCGAGGAAACGGCCACGACGTCCGAGGGCGTCGCCACGGAAGCCCAATCCATGGCCGAGACGGCCTCCCGCCTCCAGAAGCTCGTCGAATCCTTCACCGTCGCCCGGGCCTCCGAGCCGGGCCTGGTCCCGGCGGCCCTGCCGGAGAAGATCTGA
- a CDS encoding Tex family protein: MNARHVEEIAAELSLGPSQVSAAARLLEEGSTVPFIARYRKEATESLDEVALVSIRDRLVQLAELDRRREAIVASLAERDLLSDELRTALEAARTMTQLEDLYLPYRPKRRTRATMAREKGLAPLAERLLAAAQGREILADPFEAARAFVDGEKGVADVDEALAGARDIIAETVSEDGRARHALRLLFVRRAEVRSSVAKGKEEEGAKYRDYFDWSEKARQAPSHRLLALFRGEKEGFLSLSFQPEADEGVKVLERLFVTASGAAAEEVRRAVVDGYGRLAAPSMETELRGALKKKADVEAVAVFARNVREVLMASPLGQKRLLAVDPGIRTGCKVVALDGQGRLLATDVVYAVGRKDRSEAERKVRALVERFSIEAVAVGNGTGGREAEAFLKDLDLGASIPVVLVNESGASIYSASDVAREEFPDQDLTVRGAVSIGRRLQDPLAELVKIDPKSIGVGQYQHDVDQKLLKSSLDDVVLSCVNAVGVEVNTASRQLLTHVSGLGESLAAKIVAHREAQGPFRSRSELRAVPRLGPKAFEQCAGFLRVRGGDDPLDGSAVHPERYPLVRKMARDLGCSVEDLLKDPERRRAIDVTRYVSDDVGLPTLKDILAELEKPGRDPREAFESCAFDPDVKEIDDLRSGMILSGVVTNVTAFGAFVDVGVHQDGLVHVSRLADHFVADPASVVRPGQRVTVSVVDVDRARKRISLSMKGLGERGGEKASPRS, from the coding sequence ATGAACGCTCGTCACGTCGAAGAGATCGCCGCCGAACTCTCCCTGGGCCCCTCTCAGGTTAGCGCCGCCGCCCGCCTTCTCGAAGAGGGAAGCACGGTCCCCTTCATCGCCCGCTATCGCAAGGAGGCGACGGAATCCCTCGACGAGGTGGCCCTCGTCTCCATCCGCGACCGCCTCGTCCAGCTCGCCGAGCTGGACCGGCGCCGAGAGGCCATCGTCGCCTCCCTGGCCGAGAGGGATCTCCTCTCCGACGAACTCCGGACGGCCCTGGAGGCGGCCCGGACCATGACCCAGCTGGAGGACCTCTACCTCCCCTACCGCCCCAAGAGACGGACGCGGGCCACGATGGCCCGCGAGAAGGGGCTCGCCCCCCTGGCCGAAAGGCTCTTGGCCGCCGCTCAGGGCAGAGAGATCCTCGCCGATCCCTTCGAGGCGGCCCGGGCCTTCGTCGACGGCGAGAAGGGCGTCGCCGACGTCGACGAGGCCCTGGCCGGGGCACGGGACATCATCGCCGAGACCGTCAGCGAAGACGGCCGGGCCCGTCATGCCCTGCGCCTTCTCTTCGTGCGCCGGGCCGAGGTCCGCTCCTCCGTGGCCAAGGGGAAGGAGGAGGAGGGGGCCAAGTACCGCGACTACTTCGACTGGAGCGAGAAGGCCCGCCAGGCCCCCTCCCATCGTCTGCTGGCCCTCTTCCGGGGCGAGAAGGAGGGGTTCCTCTCCCTCTCCTTCCAGCCCGAGGCCGACGAGGGCGTCAAGGTCCTGGAGCGCCTTTTCGTCACGGCCTCTGGAGCGGCCGCCGAGGAGGTCCGCCGGGCCGTCGTCGACGGCTATGGCCGCCTGGCTGCCCCCTCGATGGAGACGGAGCTGAGGGGAGCGCTGAAAAAGAAGGCCGACGTCGAGGCCGTGGCCGTCTTCGCCCGCAACGTCCGCGAGGTTCTCATGGCCTCCCCTCTGGGACAGAAGCGCCTTCTGGCCGTCGACCCCGGCATCCGCACGGGCTGCAAGGTCGTCGCCCTCGACGGCCAGGGAAGGCTGCTCGCCACGGACGTCGTCTACGCCGTGGGGAGGAAGGACCGATCCGAGGCGGAGCGGAAGGTCCGGGCCCTCGTCGAGCGCTTCTCCATCGAGGCCGTCGCCGTCGGCAACGGCACGGGAGGGCGCGAGGCCGAGGCCTTCCTGAAGGACCTCGACCTGGGGGCGTCGATTCCCGTCGTCCTCGTCAACGAAAGCGGCGCCTCCATCTACTCGGCCTCCGACGTGGCCCGCGAGGAATTTCCCGACCAGGACCTCACCGTCCGAGGGGCCGTCTCCATCGGCCGCCGTCTTCAGGACCCCCTGGCCGAGCTCGTCAAGATCGATCCCAAATCGATCGGCGTCGGCCAGTACCAGCACGACGTCGATCAGAAACTCCTCAAGTCCTCCCTGGACGACGTCGTCCTCTCCTGCGTCAACGCCGTCGGCGTCGAAGTCAACACGGCCAGCCGCCAGCTTCTGACTCACGTCTCGGGGCTGGGCGAGTCCCTTGCCGCCAAGATCGTCGCCCATCGCGAGGCTCAGGGGCCCTTCCGGAGCCGATCGGAGCTGCGTGCCGTTCCCCGTCTGGGACCCAAGGCCTTCGAGCAGTGTGCCGGTTTCCTGCGCGTCCGGGGCGGCGACGACCCCCTCGACGGCAGCGCCGTTCACCCCGAACGCTACCCCCTCGTCCGGAAGATGGCCCGGGACCTGGGCTGTTCCGTCGAGGACCTTCTGAAAGATCCCGAACGACGACGGGCCATCGACGTGACCCGTTACGTCAGCGACGACGTGGGGCTGCCGACGCTGAAGGACATCCTGGCCGAGCTGGAAAAGCCCGGCCGCGATCCCCGCGAGGCCTTCGAGAGCTGCGCCTTCGATCCCGACGTGAAGGAGATCGACGACCTCCGCTCGGGCATGATCCTCTCCGGCGTCGTCACCAACGTGACGGCCTTCGGCGCCTTCGTCGACGTCGGCGTCCATCAGGACGGCCTCGTCCACGTCAGCCGCCTGGCCGATCACTTCGTCGCCGACCCGGCCTCCGTCGTCAGGCCGGGCCAGCGCGTCACCGTCTCCGTCGTCGACGTCGACAGGGCCCGGAAGCGCATTTCCCTTTCCATGAAGGGATTGGGCGAAAGGGGGGGAGAGAAGGCATCGCCCCGATCCTAG